In one Candidatus Omnitrophota bacterium genomic region, the following are encoded:
- a CDS encoding efflux RND transporter periplasmic adaptor subunit, translated as MNLQKTHILITAFLLFWIVFIGWGMLKTGAKLSKEKAAVPTVTQKQTQPEAAPKKEITPLEKAAEKDIPPNPPAETGPIPVRVFEVRSADFQDTLPVMGTVKGKTEIGLKFEVNGVIEKIYFREGEKIKKGGLIASLDPKDAQLRLAYAKNKFNAAEAAYNSIQKKLEVQKKLYEAGAIIKSKLEEVTLECKSAGFQLETTKSETELAENELNKTLLYANTDGVMGPREKEEGEFVTPQDKIGSLLEISEVFVEVGVVERDINKIKLGQKAKVYVDANPDVTFEGRVDSIFPVVEGKSRTLTAKIKVPNPNGLLFPGMFSRAEILIIELKNALIIPVTSLIPSEKGKTLLPVIPQESTTRPEDGSQTGIVELRRVNTGYMTSDYVQVTKGLKSGDFVVMETRGELKDNAAVRIEGIEESAF; from the coding sequence ATGAATCTCCAAAAGACGCATATCTTAATTACCGCATTCCTCCTCTTCTGGATTGTCTTTATCGGCTGGGGCATGTTAAAGACCGGCGCTAAGTTATCCAAGGAAAAGGCCGCGGTCCCGACGGTAACTCAGAAACAAACCCAACCGGAGGCGGCGCCTAAAAAAGAAATAACTCCTTTAGAGAAGGCGGCTGAAAAAGATATCCCCCCAAATCCGCCCGCTGAAACCGGGCCTATCCCGGTAAGGGTATTTGAAGTAAGGAGTGCCGATTTTCAGGATACCCTGCCCGTGATGGGCACGGTCAAAGGCAAGACCGAGATCGGGCTTAAGTTTGAGGTTAACGGCGTAATAGAAAAAATTTATTTCCGGGAAGGAGAAAAAATCAAAAAAGGCGGCCTCATTGCCTCATTAGACCCTAAGGACGCGCAGTTACGGCTCGCCTATGCCAAAAATAAATTTAACGCAGCCGAAGCAGCTTATAACTCCATCCAGAAAAAATTAGAGGTGCAGAAAAAACTCTATGAAGCAGGGGCAATCATTAAATCAAAACTGGAAGAGGTAACTTTAGAGTGCAAGAGCGCCGGGTTTCAATTGGAAACCACAAAAAGCGAAACCGAATTAGCGGAAAACGAACTGAATAAAACCCTGCTTTATGCCAATACCGACGGCGTGATGGGGCCCCGCGAAAAAGAAGAAGGGGAATTTGTCACGCCCCAGGATAAAATCGGTTCGCTCTTGGAAATCAGCGAGGTCTTTGTAGAAGTAGGGGTGGTAGAGCGGGACATCAATAAAATAAAATTAGGCCAAAAAGCCAAGGTTTATGTTGACGCTAATCCCGATGTTACCTTTGAAGGAAGGGTAGACAGCATATTCCCTGTGGTAGAAGGTAAAAGCCGGACCCTTACTGCCAAAATCAAAGTCCCTAACCCAAACGGCCTCTTATTCCCGGGGATGTTCAGCCGGGCGGAAATACTCATCATTGAATTAAAGAATGCCTTGATTATTCCTGTAACCAGCCTTATACCCTCTGAAAAAGGTAAGACCTTGCTTCCGGTTATACCCCAGGAATCAACAACAAGGCCTGAGGATGGCTCACAAACAGGGATTGTAGAGTTGCGGCGCGTAAATACCGGCTATATGACCAGCGACTATGTCCAGGTTACCAAAGGCCTGAAGTCCGGGGATTTTGTGGTTATGGAAACGCGCGGCGAGCTTAAAGATAATGCTGCGGTAAGAATAGAAGGAATAGAAGAATCTGCTTTTTAA
- a CDS encoding efflux RND transporter permease subunit, translating to MSLPSLSVRRPTAVSMFFIAVALIGIIALRLLPVEMMPNTSFGDITINIDVRGGIPASEVERRIAIPTEEAVSSVSHLKNTLSISKEGNATVILEFEPGTNMDFAALEVREKFNRIRNKLPPEIEKPIIAKYEYMDVPIMILAVTSDIRSPEELRKIVDEKIKDRIQRIEGVARAEVAGGRERKILVEVDQYKLQAYGLAINRVVDTININNANLLAGEIKRVKDKYLVRTIGEFQNLDEIRDLAIATTKEGSVVRLRDVAEIKDSYLEPVAYARLNAQPVVSIYVQKESTANTVKISNLINKELKKLRPILEKDINVTPTFNQAETIQQAVNQVQRSLGIGAVLAFLILFVFLRSLNINLIIAVSIPLSILCTFSLMFFSKLTLNVMTLSGLALGVGMLVDCAIVVLDNILKKRDALLNDKDKLAQIFLENKAKETVKELAISGADEMFLAITASTFTTIIIFLPLVFINPEIRMLYSGIALTITYSLLASLLAALTLVPMLAARLKIKVPAAQTEDALTSQTKIPAAQPLPLFVAGKFETFYKKAVSVCLSLRYIIILLVILGSLYALREYKKLEKEFIGIAEQNKFTIFIELPTGTKLEISDKVVAQVEKYISGLPQIKNATSKVEPWSSKIYVELLPLSKRKKPTAQIINELRPFTDNLDPAFIYYEESEEIGTKEILIELYGYDYDVLKGLAVETAQRMQSIPDFTDTKIRMREGRPEMHLNINKRQAAMSGMSVEDIALALHTYMRGLVATRYGGKDKTEGEETETIVRLEEKYRRNFEDLRRIGLINYKGEQIYLSQVADLKSGIGPSEIWRKNKARMVQVSANTGGLALGTAADKVKEALKESKFPNDYFWQFGGNYDKMIRNQRELGFALILSLILVYMILASLFESFSQPFIILMTVPLAAIGAVIALRLADIPVGTGVLIGAIMLGGIVVNNAIVLVDRVNFLRRKHPVDYPTKKGIQEAMVIASYDRLRPIMMTSLTTILGLIPMALDKSESSSLWSPLAITVIGGLTLSTFLTLFVIPCIYLAFKDLQLIREVL from the coding sequence ATGAGCCTGCCTAGTTTATCCGTAAGAAGGCCGACTGCAGTATCCATGTTTTTTATTGCCGTAGCCCTAATCGGCATAATCGCCTTGCGGCTGCTTCCCGTGGAGATGATGCCGAATACCTCATTCGGCGACATTACTATCAATATTGATGTGCGCGGAGGAATCCCCGCCTCTGAAGTAGAAAGGCGTATCGCCATACCGACGGAAGAAGCAGTCAGCAGCGTCTCCCACCTGAAAAATACCCTCTCCATCTCCAAAGAAGGCAATGCCACGGTTATCCTGGAATTCGAGCCCGGCACAAATATGGACTTTGCCGCCCTGGAGGTGCGCGAGAAGTTCAACCGCATCAGAAACAAATTGCCGCCGGAAATCGAAAAACCCATAATCGCAAAATACGAATATATGGATGTGCCGATTATGATCCTGGCGGTAACCAGCGATATCCGCTCGCCGGAGGAATTACGCAAGATTGTCGATGAAAAGATAAAAGACCGCATCCAGCGTATCGAAGGGGTTGCCCGGGCTGAGGTAGCCGGCGGAAGGGAAAGAAAAATACTGGTGGAAGTAGACCAGTATAAGCTCCAGGCCTACGGCCTGGCGATAAACCGGGTAGTAGATACCATTAATATTAATAATGCCAACCTATTGGCGGGTGAAATAAAACGGGTAAAGGATAAATACTTAGTCCGGACTATCGGAGAATTCCAAAACTTAGATGAAATCAGGGATTTAGCCATTGCTACCACAAAAGAGGGTTCGGTGGTCCGGTTAAGGGATGTCGCCGAAATCAAAGATTCTTATTTAGAGCCGGTAGCCTACGCCAGGCTAAACGCCCAGCCGGTAGTCTCTATTTATGTGCAGAAGGAGTCTACGGCAAACACGGTCAAGATATCAAACTTAATAAATAAAGAGCTAAAAAAATTAAGGCCGATCCTGGAGAAGGACATAAACGTAACCCCTACTTTTAATCAAGCAGAGACTATCCAGCAGGCAGTAAATCAGGTCCAACGCTCCTTAGGTATCGGCGCGGTGCTTGCATTTTTAATTCTCTTTGTCTTCTTAAGGAGCCTAAACATCAATCTCATTATCGCCGTAAGCATCCCCCTCTCCATCCTGTGCACTTTCTCGCTCATGTTTTTCAGCAAGCTCACCTTAAATGTGATGACCTTAAGCGGCCTGGCTTTGGGCGTAGGGATGCTGGTAGACTGCGCTATTGTCGTTCTGGATAATATCCTGAAAAAAAGGGATGCCTTATTGAATGACAAGGACAAATTAGCGCAGATATTTCTGGAAAATAAGGCAAAGGAAACAGTGAAGGAACTGGCGATAAGCGGCGCGGATGAAATGTTTCTGGCCATCACTGCTTCTACCTTCACTACTATCATCATATTCCTGCCGCTGGTGTTCATCAATCCTGAAATCCGGATGCTTTATAGCGGCATTGCCCTGACCATTACTTATTCGCTGCTGGCTTCGCTTTTAGCGGCCTTAACCTTAGTGCCGATGCTGGCAGCCAGGTTGAAAATAAAAGTTCCCGCCGCGCAGACTGAAGATGCCCTTACATCTCAAACAAAAATTCCGGCTGCCCAGCCCCTGCCGCTTTTTGTGGCCGGAAAATTTGAAACTTTTTATAAAAAGGCCGTCTCTGTCTGCCTTTCTCTACGCTATATTATAATCCTCCTCGTCATTTTAGGCTCTCTATATGCCTTGCGGGAATATAAAAAATTAGAGAAGGAGTTTATCGGTATTGCCGAGCAGAATAAGTTTACCATATTTATTGAACTGCCGACGGGGACAAAATTAGAGATATCGGATAAAGTTGTTGCCCAGGTAGAAAAATATATCTCTGGCTTGCCTCAGATAAAAAACGCGACCAGTAAGGTGGAGCCTTGGTCAAGTAAAATTTATGTGGAACTCCTCCCTTTGAGCAAAAGAAAAAAACCTACTGCCCAGATTATTAATGAGCTGCGCCCCTTTACGGATAATTTAGACCCGGCCTTCATCTATTATGAAGAATCCGAAGAGATCGGCACCAAAGAAATACTTATCGAGCTCTACGGTTATGATTATGACGTCCTGAAGGGCCTGGCAGTAGAGACCGCCCAGAGGATGCAGTCTATCCCTGATTTTACGGATACCAAAATAAGGATGCGCGAAGGCAGGCCTGAGATGCATTTAAATATTAATAAAAGGCAGGCGGCGATGTCCGGTATGTCCGTGGAAGATATCGCCCTGGCTTTGCATACCTATATGCGGGGGTTAGTCGCCACGCGTTACGGCGGGAAAGATAAAACAGAGGGAGAAGAAACCGAAACCATTGTGCGCCTTGAAGAAAAATACCGCAGGAATTTCGAAGACCTGCGCAGGATCGGTTTAATCAATTATAAAGGAGAGCAGATATATTTATCGCAGGTGGCCGATTTAAAAAGCGGCATAGGCCCGAGTGAAATCTGGAGAAAAAATAAAGCCCGTATGGTTCAGGTGAGCGCCAATACCGGCGGGCTAGCCCTGGGCACGGCAGCGGATAAAGTAAAGGAGGCATTAAAGGAATCAAAATTCCCCAACGATTATTTTTGGCAATTTGGCGGTAATTATGATAAAATGATACGCAATCAAAGGGAACTTGGCTTCGCGCTTATTTTAAGTTTAATCCTGGTATATATGATCCTGGCCAGCCTCTTTGAATCTTTCAGCCAGCCCTTTATTATCCTGATGACCGTGCCTTTGGCGGCAATAGGAGCAGTCATTGCCTTAAGGCTGGCTGATATCCCCGTCGGCACCGGCGTCCTCATCGGGGCGATTATGTTAGGCGGCATCGTAGTAAATAATGCGATTGTTTTGGTTGACCGGGTTAACTTCTTAAGGCGCAAACATCCTGTTGATTACCCCACAAAAAAAGGCATCCAGGAGGCAATGGTTATTGCCTCATATGACAGGCTAAGGCCCATCATGATGACCTCCCTGACTACCATACTGGGGCTCATACCTATGGCCTTAGATAAAAGCGAGTCTTCCAGCCTCTGGTCGCCTTTGGCAATCACGGTAATCGGAGGATTAACGCTATCTACATTTTTAACCTTATTTGTCATCCCTTGTATTTATCTGGCATTTAAAGACCTGCAATTAATTAGGGAGGTATTATGA
- a CDS encoding efflux RND transporter permease subunit, with product MNIPKLSVNRPITTIMIFTAIVLLGFISWGRLPQELFPSITYPQITVVTAYENAAPEEIESLITKSIEEAVGTVNNVKRISSISKEGLSLVMAEFNWGTNMDFAALNVREKIDLVKEKLPRESQEPIVMKYNPFDLPIMNLAVTGGLPPLELREICRKYIKDSIEKTEGVASATITGGDEREILVEIDQPRLRASQIPIVSVVDSLRAANINYPAGTIKESFYEYLIRTMGEYQKVTEIQETPTALDLPEEEAKTQEEKEKKEKQGRRLVYLKDIAKVEDTIKEKTSISRYNGKDSVSLVIRKQSGTNTLNVVKGVKKEIQKLLAEKLPQGIKIQVTYDQSQFIQEAISNVRDAAVQGAFLAFLVLFFFLWEFKSSGVITFSIPISIMATFCLMYFSNINLNMMSLGGLALGVGMLVDNSIVVIENIFRHRQMQKNPIQACIDGTQEMVGPIIGSTLTTVAVFLPFAFVLGVVGQIFKQLSLTITFSLIVSIIVALSLVPVLISLGRRRKSQSLALLQSLETALVDKTKLIQEKFQRLQSAYGKFIANMLHQKGKVIGIVLLLFFISMFVILFWTQRQFLPRVDQRQFIIKVELAPGTRLEITDSVVKKIEGSLLKLPETKDVTVNIGSSAERTSAETTSLQTLGSHQAQIMVNLKKKSRAFNTLRSTDEVIQYLKNKLEKQDLEGAEIEYVAQETSFGTALEQGAPIAVEIKGADLNKLIEISSSLQSKMSKISGVYGIKSNMPAPSPETKLHVLKDKASLYGLSVRDIAVTAQVALKGYVATKFKEKQGQEDVDIRVRLRPEDRSDLGNLRRLLIHSPLGMDVSLSDVAYLTKGKGPTEIKRVDQQRNIILTANTYGRNFNQIINEINKIIRSAGAKVSKDYSLELVGEQQRMKESFHSLAFAMALAFILVYMIMAGEFESLWQPFLIMFTIPLSLIGVAFALSITRTPLSSVAYLGIIMLGGIAVNNGIVLIDLVNVLRKQGYSAYDAVVEASKNRLRPILMTSLTTILGLLPLALGIGEGAELQAPLAITVMGGLTSATFLTLVFIPALYLMAHGYFETPPPLPEIKIAREEIKPEPEPIIPPPRPSLEIKLPAPAMPAVIKPIALPIPEEAVEPQAKIPLEKRELNVRQQELLIKLKEIKKITRKEYARMFKVSVPTAARDLKELADNGLIKARGPLGPGRWYELI from the coding sequence ATGAATATCCCTAAGCTCTCCGTAAACCGGCCCATTACCACCATCATGATTTTTACGGCCATCGTGCTTTTAGGCTTTATCTCCTGGGGCAGGCTTCCCCAGGAGCTCTTCCCCTCTATCACCTATCCGCAGATCACCGTAGTTACTGCCTATGAAAATGCCGCTCCCGAAGAAATTGAAAGCCTGATTACCAAAAGTATTGAGGAAGCTGTCGGCACGGTCAATAATGTCAAAAGGATAAGCTCCATTTCTAAAGAAGGCCTGTCGCTGGTGATGGCGGAATTCAACTGGGGCACGAATATGGATTTCGCCGCCTTAAACGTGCGCGAAAAAATAGACCTGGTAAAAGAAAAACTCCCCCGCGAATCCCAGGAACCCATTGTCATGAAGTATAACCCTTTTGACCTGCCGATTATGAACCTGGCAGTTACCGGGGGCCTGCCTCCTTTAGAGTTACGCGAAATCTGCCGCAAATATATCAAGGACTCCATTGAAAAAACAGAAGGCGTGGCTTCAGCCACCATTACCGGAGGAGACGAACGCGAAATCCTGGTAGAGATTGACCAGCCGCGCCTGCGCGCTTCGCAGATACCCATAGTCTCCGTCGTGGATAGCCTCAGGGCGGCAAACATCAATTATCCGGCGGGGACCATCAAAGAAAGTTTTTATGAATACCTTATCCGCACCATGGGCGAATATCAAAAGGTAACGGAAATCCAGGAGACCCCTACTGCCCTGGACCTGCCCGAAGAAGAAGCCAAGACGCAGGAAGAAAAAGAAAAGAAGGAAAAACAAGGCCGGCGCCTGGTCTATCTTAAGGACATCGCCAAGGTAGAAGACACCATCAAAGAAAAAACCAGCATCTCCCGCTATAACGGAAAAGACAGCGTATCCTTAGTCATCAGAAAACAATCCGGGACCAATACCCTGAATGTAGTCAAGGGGGTAAAAAAAGAAATTCAAAAGTTACTGGCTGAAAAATTACCCCAGGGCATAAAGATCCAGGTGACCTATGACCAATCGCAGTTTATCCAGGAGGCGATCAGCAATGTGCGCGATGCCGCTGTGCAAGGAGCGTTCCTGGCATTTCTAGTGCTCTTCTTTTTCCTCTGGGAATTCAAGTCTTCCGGCGTCATCACCTTCTCTATACCTATTTCTATCATGGCTACCTTCTGCCTGATGTATTTCAGCAACATTAACCTGAATATGATGTCCTTAGGCGGGCTGGCTCTGGGAGTAGGCATGCTTGTGGATAACTCTATTGTGGTCATCGAGAATATCTTCCGGCACCGCCAAATGCAGAAGAATCCCATACAGGCCTGTATTGACGGGACGCAGGAGATGGTCGGCCCCATCATCGGCTCAACCCTGACTACCGTGGCAGTATTCTTACCTTTTGCTTTTGTGCTGGGGGTTGTGGGCCAGATTTTTAAACAGCTCTCCCTGACCATTACTTTTTCCCTCATCGTCTCCATCATTGTGGCGCTGTCTTTAGTGCCGGTATTAATTTCTTTGGGCCGGCGCAGAAAATCCCAATCTCTGGCGCTGCTACAATCCCTGGAAACAGCCCTCGTTGATAAAACCAAACTGATACAGGAAAAATTCCAGCGCCTGCAATCTGCTTACGGAAAATTCATCGCTAACATGCTTCACCAAAAGGGGAAAGTCATCGGCATAGTCCTTCTGCTTTTTTTTATCAGTATGTTCGTCATCCTCTTCTGGACGCAAAGGCAGTTTCTCCCCCGCGTTGACCAACGTCAATTTATTATTAAAGTAGAGCTCGCCCCGGGCACGCGCTTAGAGATAACCGACAGCGTGGTAAAAAAAATTGAAGGCTCATTGCTAAAACTTCCGGAAACTAAAGATGTAACCGTAAATATCGGCTCCAGCGCAGAAAGGACTTCCGCAGAAACAACTTCCCTGCAAACCTTAGGCAGCCATCAGGCCCAGATTATGGTGAATCTTAAAAAGAAATCCCGGGCGTTCAATACCCTGCGCTCCACCGATGAAGTCATCCAGTATCTAAAAAATAAGCTGGAAAAACAGGATTTAGAAGGTGCGGAAATAGAATATGTTGCCCAGGAGACTTCTTTTGGCACTGCCTTAGAGCAGGGAGCGCCTATTGCCGTCGAGATAAAAGGCGCGGACCTGAATAAATTAATAGAAATCTCCTCCTCTTTGCAATCTAAAATGAGTAAGATTAGCGGCGTTTACGGAATAAAAAGTAATATGCCCGCTCCCAGCCCGGAAACAAAACTGCATGTCCTTAAGGATAAGGCCTCGCTCTACGGCCTTTCTGTGCGCGATATCGCCGTCACTGCGCAGGTCGCCCTCAAGGGTTATGTGGCTACTAAGTTTAAGGAAAAACAAGGGCAGGAGGATGTGGATATCCGCGTGCGCCTGAGGCCCGAAGACAGGAGTGACTTAGGTAATTTAAGGAGGCTTTTAATTCACTCGCCATTGGGGATGGATGTCTCCTTATCTGATGTGGCTTATTTAACTAAAGGCAAAGGGCCCACGGAAATAAAACGGGTTGACCAGCAAAGGAATATAATCCTAACCGCCAATACTTACGGCCGCAATTTTAATCAGATAATCAATGAAATAAATAAAATCATCCGTTCTGCGGGCGCCAAGGTATCTAAAGATTATTCTCTGGAATTAGTCGGCGAGCAGCAGAGGATGAAGGAATCGTTCCATAGCCTGGCCTTTGCCATGGCCTTGGCTTTTATTTTAGTCTATATGATTATGGCCGGGGAGTTTGAGTCTTTATGGCAGCCTTTTTTAATTATGTTCACTATACCCCTCTCGCTTATCGGTGTTGCTTTTGCCCTATCTATTACCCGCACGCCTTTAAGTTCAGTGGCCTATTTAGGCATTATTATGTTAGGCGGGATTGCCGTCAATAACGGCATTGTCTTAATTGATTTGGTGAATGTTTTAAGAAAACAAGGGTATTCTGCTTATGATGCCGTGGTAGAAGCAAGCAAAAATCGGCTGCGGCCGATTCTGATGACCTCGCTGACCACCATCTTAGGGCTCTTGCCATTAGCGCTGGGTATCGGAGAAGGCGCAGAACTACAAGCGCCTCTGGCCATTACCGTAATGGGCGGATTAACTTCAGCGACATTCTTGACCCTGGTTTTTATCCCGGCTTTATATCTTATGGCGCATGGCTATTTTGAGACCCCGCCGCCACTGCCAGAAATAAAGATTGCGCGCGAAGAAATTAAACCTGAACCCGAACCGATTATTCCTCCCCCCCGGCCCAGTTTAGAAATAAAATTACCCGCGCCCGCTATGCCTGCGGTGATTAAACCTATTGCTCTGCCAATTCCCGAGGAAGCCGTAGAACCTCAAGCCAAGATTCCCCTTGAGAAACGGGAATTAAACGTGCGCCAGCAAGAACTCTTGATAAAACTAAAAGAGATTAAGAAAATCACCCGTAAGGAATACGCGCGGATGTTTAAAGTCTCCGTGCCCACTGCCGCCAGGGATTTAAAAGAGTTGGCAGATAACGGCCTGATTAAAGCCCGGGGGCCGCTGGGGCCGGGAAGATGGTATGAATTAATATGA
- a CDS encoding ATP-binding protein, translating into MAKDIYVHRQIEPSLKAIAKQFPAIGITGPRQSGKSTLLKKLFARTHHFISLDDPLTRQKAVLDPRLFLDNIREPVVFDEIQYVPEILSYLKIAIDRNRNKRGRFILTGSQQFNLIKNLGDTLAGRIALLTLLPFSKEEKGHMPAQREKISSPQQFFTDACLRGSFPEISVRPKIDFETWYGSYLETYLERDVRSTYMIGSLREFHKFLQLLATRCSQVLNLNSLATELGVSINTIKKWISVLEASHLIYLLNPYYRNLGKRITKAPKVYFLDSGIVCYLTGIRDSRHLLNGPMAGALFENYIIQETIKCFFNQGRRPNIFYLRTHNDVEVDLIIEKNMQLFPLEIKMSKSPNTNMAKPIERFKKIFSKLAVKPGKIICLSDEDGLLTKDASVCSLDTYLKWIKEL; encoded by the coding sequence ATGGCTAAAGATATTTATGTACACCGGCAGATAGAGCCATCGCTTAAGGCTATCGCCAAGCAATTCCCCGCAATCGGTATAACCGGCCCACGGCAGTCAGGAAAATCCACGCTCCTTAAGAAGTTATTTGCAAGGACCCACCACTTTATTTCTCTGGATGACCCCTTAACTCGTCAAAAAGCTGTATTGGACCCGCGATTATTCCTGGATAATATCCGCGAGCCCGTGGTATTCGACGAGATACAATATGTCCCTGAAATATTATCTTACTTAAAAATAGCTATAGACCGCAACCGCAATAAACGGGGGCGCTTTATCCTCACGGGTTCACAGCAATTTAATCTGATTAAAAATTTAGGGGATACTTTGGCTGGTAGGATCGCTCTTTTAACCTTATTACCTTTTAGTAAAGAAGAAAAAGGGCATATGCCCGCGCAGAGAGAAAAGATAAGCAGCCCGCAACAGTTTTTTACCGATGCGTGCCTGCGCGGCTCCTTTCCTGAAATAAGCGTACGCCCAAAGATAGATTTCGAAACCTGGTATGGCAGTTATCTTGAGACATACTTAGAAAGAGACGTGCGCTCTACTTATATGATAGGCAGCCTCAGGGAATTCCATAAATTCCTGCAGTTATTGGCAACGCGCTGCTCTCAAGTCCTAAACCTCAATAGTCTGGCCACGGAATTAGGGGTTTCCATAAATACAATCAAAAAATGGATTTCTGTTTTAGAAGCAAGCCACCTGATATATCTCTTAAACCCATATTACAGGAATTTGGGCAAACGCATAACCAAGGCCCCAAAAGTATATTTTTTAGATTCCGGCATAGTCTGTTATCTAACCGGCATAAGGGATAGCAGACATCTCTTAAACGGGCCAATGGCCGGGGCGCTTTTTGAAAACTATATAATTCAGGAGACAATAAAATGTTTTTTTAACCAAGGCAGGAGACCGAATATATTTTACCTACGCACGCATAACGACGTGGAAGTGGACCTTATTATAGAAAAAAATATGCAACTTTTTCCCTTAGAAATTAAAATGAGCAAATCCCCAAACACCAATATGGCTAAACCCATAGAAAGATTTAAAAAGATATTCTCAAAGTTGGCTGTCAAGCCCGGTAAAATAATTTGCCTGAGCGATGAGGATGGGCTGTTAACAAAAGACGCCTCAGTATGTTCTTTAGATACATACCTGAAATGGATTAAAGAACTATGA
- a CDS encoding transposase, translating to MPRYKRITLINAAMHVICRGNNRNNVFHSDNDKLRYYALLEEIKDENRIDILHYCLMDNHLHIILRLNLESKVSRFMKQVNLTYFHYYRKRYGYFGHFWQDRFKSNIIELDSYLLQCGKYIELNPVRVGIVSHPGDYPFSSYNFYAKGKPDTLITPSPAYLGLSDSATSRQKQYVDFVVDNSIINPGMLEKRLYIGSQAFINKLQAYYNIKNRREDRGRPPKGK from the coding sequence ATGCCGCGGTATAAAAGGATAACCTTAATCAATGCAGCCATGCATGTTATATGTAGAGGCAACAACAGGAATAATGTTTTTCATAGCGATAACGACAAATTAAGATACTATGCACTGCTAGAGGAAATAAAGGATGAAAATAGAATAGATATCCTGCACTACTGTCTGATGGATAACCACCTGCATATCATCCTGCGCCTTAACCTTGAAAGCAAGGTATCGAGATTCATGAAACAGGTAAACTTAACCTATTTCCATTATTACCGAAAACGTTACGGATATTTTGGGCACTTTTGGCAGGATAGGTTTAAGAGCAATATTATTGAGTTGGATTCGTATCTGCTTCAATGCGGAAAATATATTGAACTGAACCCGGTGAGAGTTGGTATTGTCAGCCATCCTGGCGACTATCCCTTTTCCAGCTATAATTTCTATGCAAAAGGCAAGCCCGACACGCTCATTACCCCGAGCCCGGCCTATCTGGGTTTATCTGATTCCGCCACATCGAGACAAAAGCAATATGTTGATTTTGTTGTAGATAACAGTATAATAAATCCGGGTATGCTCGAGAAAAGGCTTTATATCGGCAGTCAAGCTTTTATCAATAAACTGCAGGCATATTATAATATAAAAAACAGGAGAGAAGACAGGGGCAGGCCACCAAAAGGTAAATAA